TTTCTCAGCTGCTTCGCGATTTGGCATTTAGTGATACCAATCAAAAACGACAGGCTGAAATTGTACTCGACAGAAATATATCATTAGAAGAAGCCACTGCTTTAAGAGTTGCACGAGCCCTGGGGCGCACTGAAAACGGAAAAAAAGAGGATTTACTGGCTTACAGTGGCAACTACACTTCGGATCAAATTGCCCGCAAAGATCGAATTCTTGAACTCACTGGATTTTCCTTGGCTGAGCGCTTGGCCCTACAGGGAAACAAACTGGTTGATGATATTCTGACTCGGTACACAGCTGAAAACTTAATCTGGGATAATATCTCAAAAACTCCAGGTCAGGCTGTTGCGATGAACCGCGAGGTTATGGCGCAGATGAATGCTTTATCCCTGCAATCTTCCAAGGACGGGGCAAAATCAGGCCTTAAAGCAAAGGAAGCCAAGGCCCTGTATGAAGAAGTCACCCGTCACCCCATAGCGCGGCTGATGAATGTGAAAAAGTATGACCCTGATAGCGCCATGGGCTTCTGCTTTGGTCGCGCCATGACAGCGCACTTTGAAGCTTTGCGCATGGGTGTCGCCAAAGAATCGATTCGCAAAGTTTATGTTGTTGGCGCCATGAAGGCCTTGGTTGGAGATATCGTTTGGCAATTTCACGTTGCCACAGCTATTAAAGGCACCGACGGCGGCTGGTGGGTGATTGACCCCTTCTTTGGCAAGGTCGTGAAGCTGGAAAAATGGTATGAACGCATGTACAGTCACGACAAGAACGGGACTTTGCGGCTCTATGTCTCCGATGCCAATCGCCTGGGGGCGACCAGTGGCGGCCACTATGATAAATCTCATTTGATGATGGATTTCTATAATGGCTATTTCAAAGATCTCTTCAACTACTATGACTTGAAGGCCAAAAATCAGATTCCAGCCAAACCCCTCCAGATCAAAGCGATGGACTGGGCTTTATCAGTCATTAACCTTGGCATCTAAGTCTGTCGACTCCATAGACAGTCATAGTTTTCTTTCAACATTAGCAGTTTGAAACAAACCAAATCTTAACAAGTGCTACATTCACCTTTACGAGGTGAACTCTGAAAGCGCTTATCGTTGGGCTCATTTTCAGTCTTGGCTTGTCTGCTTATGCAGAAGAAAAGACTGAAAGCCTTTATAAATTTAATCCGGTCACCAGTGCTTCCGCAAGAACGCTGCCGCAATGGCATGTGGCTTTCCAAAAAGCCGGCGGCGCCAATATCAACTCGAATTTTCTGGCAAACTCCCTGAGCATCGGGATCTTGCCTCGCTTTGAAATGGGCGTGATTCCCCTTTTTTACACCAATAAAAACAGTTCCAACTACACTGGTAAAGTAAATTTCTGGAAGGGCGATCAGGTGGACTGGGCTTTCTCCTTCACCGAGGCTCGCTTTCGAACCGAAATAAAGCAAAACGCGCAGGTTATTGAAAGACCAGATCTGATTTTAAGATCCATGCAACTGGGACTAAACTATCGTATTCCTGACTCTGATTTCACGATCTCCCCTTTTGTAACTTCCGTCTCTGGATACCTGAATTCAAAGGATGCCGTTGCGTTCATTTACTCATATGAAATAAAAACTGAATGGGGCCTCGACATGCAATGGAATTTCCAGGATCGACAGTGGTTGACTTTAGGTTATGGCTTTTTGCGCAACTCCGGGATCTCTGCCTACGAAATGATGAGCTCTGGCTTTGGCTTCGCCTGGTCGTTTTTCCGGCCCAAGGAGTTGTTCTCGCGACCTTCGGTAGGGCTTTACTACACCCCAGAAACAGCTAATACATTGTTCCTGGCAACATCCACCTTTTACGAATTTTAACCATTGAGGCGATCATGTTTGTAAATACAATCAAAATCAGCAATGACAGCAATACGCTTCAAGAGGAATTTATGTCCATTGCCTTGAACATCTCCGAGATGCTCAAGGGCGAAGGCAAAACAGTTCGTCCTTTCGTTGAAGGACTGCCTCATTTCTCAAAACTACCAACAGAGAAAAAGCTGCACATCATTCAACAGGTGCGTTTTTACCAGGAGCTTTGCCAAGGGCAACTGAATGATGGATATAAAATCAGTGACAGCCCTACGTTTACCTGGAGAGCATTTCGTCATTTGGGCTTGGCACCCTGCAAGGACTTTTTTAGCTTCCTTACCCAGGACGACATCGTAGAGATCTATTCCAAGGACCAAATTCAGCTTTTCCGAAACTTTACGTTCTTTGACTTCTGTTCTTACACACTGGAGGAGCTATACACCTTTGAATGGTGGAACCTTTTTCAGAGGGAAGAAAAGCACACACAGATGATTCTGGACGAAGTCGCCAAGGTGATTTCCGGTGAAATCCAAAGCACTTATGAACCCGGTCTGCCTGCCCACGAGCTTCGTGAGATTCGTTCTGCGGAGAGGTACTCCATGACCATGAGCTTGCGCTGCCTGGCTCCTGTTTATAAGAATAAACAGATTGAGGGACTCGTTGTATTGGAACGCGCCAGAATTCTAAATAACTAGCGACCACAATTCATTCTATCGGGGTCATGTCGCCACGCAACGGCGACGCCTGCAACCTGTCATTTACAGGGGAAACACGCTCCCCGTTTTCACTTGCCTTTCACTGCGCTTGAAACATTACTCATTGCCGAGGTCTCCTGCTAGCCTTTCGACACCCATGAAAGGAGCTTCCATTGAGACATCTACTTGTTCTTCCATTTTTGACTCTTGCGAGTTTCGCCGCCCAAGGTAGCGATATCTCCAGTGATAAAGCCAATATCAAATCTTTCCAAGGTTGCTTTGAAGTGAGTTTCAACTTCGTTGAAACATTCCCTTTGATTGAGGGTTATAAAACCACTGCACCTTACCATTCCAAAGCTTTGGAATATGTGGTTGTCGATCAAGAGGCTGACAAAGAAGTGGGTTTGCAACACATCCTACTGGTGGGTAAAGACGGAAAAATGACACTAAAACACTGGCGTCAAGAATGGCACTACGAGCCGACTTCCGCATTGGAGTTCAAAGGTAACAACACTTGGCAACAAAGAACACTGACGGTGGAAGAATCCGAAGGTCGCTGGTTGCAAAGCGTGACTCAGGTCGACGATGCGCCAAGATATGAATGCGCTGCCAAGTGGGTAAGCACTGGTGAAAGCAAGTTCTGGGAATGCACGTCCTGGAATCCACTTCCTCGCCGTGAATACACAAAACGCAGTGACTATCAGGTGATCGAGCGTCGTAATCGTCAAATGATCACAAAAGACGGCTGGATCCACGAACAAGACAGCCAAAAGCTTCGCCTAAACGGCGAAACTGCGACGGCCTTCACTAAAGAGCGCGGCGAGAACATCTACAAACGCGTTGATGATTCCAAATGTCAGGCGGCTGCCACTTGGTGGAATGACCACAAAGACGGCTGGAAAGTGATTCGCGCCAGCTGGGCGAAAGTTCGCGCTGAAAATCCAAAATTGAAATTGAACTTTAAAGATCCAGAGGGCGACCTTTGGCAAAAGCTTTTCGCACTGGAAGACACTGCGAAAACAAATGGCTGGCCGGAAAACAAACTGGCTAAAGAATCTGAAGCGATGATTCGCACCTACGTAATTCAATAAATAAAAAAACCCAGCTCTGATAAAGCTGGGTTTTTTATGCCTAAAAACGCTTACTCGTAAACGAAGTCTGGATAGTAGATTTGAACACGAGCCAGGTATTCCGAAAGAGCTTTGGGGCTTTTTTGATTGATTTGTACTCCACGCAAAAGATAAGGCGTTGCCTGCTCAAGGGCTACACCCGACTGAGTCATCAGTAGTAAGGCATTGGTGATATTCGTGGCACTCGCCGACGCTTCACCTTTTTCATCAAAGGAAAATTCAAGATCCAGTGCTTTTCCCAGCACCTCTGCTTTCTGATCCGCAGGTATATCCAGGGCATGAACCAGATTTAAAGTCATCTGATGAATGAAAGGATCCTGTTTCAAAATAGCATCATTTAACAGAATTTCCTTCACAACTTCCTCTTTGTTATCATTCAAATCAGAAATCATAGTTCCCATAAATTCATAAAATTCAGGGGTGTTCTCCATTACCAAACCGGCAGCAATGTAGTGGCGAATTTGATTCACTGACTTGTTTTTGGGAAGCATACCTTCCAGTTGCGCATTAAGCTCGGCCACGTCCTCGTTTTTAAGCAGCTTTTCACTGAAATACTTTTTATAAAAAGGACTCTGACCTTGAACCTCTTCCGTCGATGGCAAGCTGCCTTTAGAGGCTTCGTCGTCAGCACTGACCGATGCCGGGGACCGGCCACTGGATCGAGTTCCCGTGACCTCCTGAAGCCCTTGCAATGGTTCAATGCCAGCGCTGTCTGGCTGATTTTTTTGCAAACCCCAATAACAAAGCAGCCCCAGAAATCCAAATGATGCAGCCACAACTTTAACGTTCATCGAATTATCTTCCCAATTTATAGGACCCGGCAATTACGCCCGGTGTACTTTTTGAAATGTATCCCGCAGAACCCTTCGCATAACCAATCGAGGTTCCTGCGATCGTTACATCGTACACTCGTCCCCAAGGATCATAAATTTTCATATAGGGTCCATCATTGCCGTTTACCGCAATCGTATGACCGCCATACTTATTGTTCACATTTAGCAGGTTGAAAGTTCTTAGCTGAAAAAAGCTGCCTGCAGACGGAATAGCGACATAGCTCGAACTTCCGTCGATCGATTTAAGGCCACGAAGTAAGTTGTCGTAAGAAGTTCCACCATTTTTAATACCGGTTCTTGCGGCTTGCAGTATAGAAACAAGGAACTCATTGACGTGATTCGACGACCCAAGCCCTTGTTCTACGGCGCGCCCTTTTACAGACATTGCCATTGCAACACCACCACACCAACCTGTATCCCATCGCAAACTCAATCCATAGCGAAGATTAATGAATTCCAACAGTCCCATATTATACAGGCCCTTATCGAAACCCAACGCCGTTTGATTCATTCTGGCGTCAGCATTGCTTGCATTGCTACCGTAGGATTTCACCCACGTCGTTCCTTGCAGAACCTTGCCATTGGAAGTGTCGATCTGTGATAGCAATGGCATCTTGCTGTGAACACAGATTGAAGAACTGCTGCAGTTATTGGCCGGGGCAATCCCCGTCTTGCTCATGGCCATTGTTGGTAATTTAAATTTTCCCGATCCCGTCAGAAGTGGATTCTCACCACCCGTGGTTGAAAGACCGTGAACATAGATTGCTTGCCCATTGAATTCTTTCGCTTGCTCCGCTGAAATATTGAAACTGTAGCGATGACCCAGTCCAGAGGTTTTGCAGAATTTGGAAGTTGCGGTATTTTTAGAAAGATTCGCCAGCGCACTGCCAAGAAAACGACCTGGTCCAGCGGGTCCTCCGACATACACATGTACATAATTTGAGCTCTTAGCATAGGTGTCGCACGACCAACCTTGCACTTTGTAACCACCACCGCTGCCTGGCATACTTTCCACTTTTCCCGCGATACCAGGAGTGCGGTAGTTGCCCGAATTGGTGATCAAAAGATGCGGCCCATTTGATTCCGAAATCCCGTGGATATAAATGGCTTTATCCGGAAAGCTGTTATACCGACTGGCCGGAATTTGAAAAGTAAAGCGATGGGCAATTTTACCCGCCGTCTGGCATGCATTTGCCACCGCGGCATCACTGGCTTCCGTCGTGTAAATGTTTGCGATAAAAGTGCCTGAGCCAGCGGGCCCTCCGAAATACAGATGAACGCTATTCGACTTAGGCACACTCCTGTCGCAGGCCCAACCTTTTACTATTAGGGTACTGCCCGATCTGGTGGGTGCTTCAATAAAGCCTTTAATCTGACTGCTTAACACCGACACTTTTCCAGTCGATCCAGACAGACGAAATTTTCCGGAATTCAATAGCAACAGATTGCTACCGTTGGAGGCAGAGATACCATGCACGTAAATTGATTTGTCAGCAATACTACTAACTCTGCTCAAGGGCACTCGAATGTTAAAACGATGGGCGATTTTGCGCGTGGTCTGACATAGATTATTCACGGCATCTTCATTGGCGAAATTGGCTGTTACTCCCGTGATTCCAGTACCAGAACCAGCGGACCCACCGACATACAGATGCACATCTATGGATTTTTGAACGCTTTTATCACATGCCCAACCGTAGACGACAAAATCACTGCCCTCGACCTTCACTCCATCGACATAACCAGTGATTTCACCTGTGGTGGCATTTGTAAAAAGAAAAG
This is a stretch of genomic DNA from Bdellovibrio sp. GT3. It encodes these proteins:
- a CDS encoding DUF6607 family protein is translated as MRHLLVLPFLTLASFAAQGSDISSDKANIKSFQGCFEVSFNFVETFPLIEGYKTTAPYHSKALEYVVVDQEADKEVGLQHILLVGKDGKMTLKHWRQEWHYEPTSALEFKGNNTWQQRTLTVEESEGRWLQSVTQVDDAPRYECAAKWVSTGESKFWECTSWNPLPRREYTKRSDYQVIERRNRQMITKDGWIHEQDSQKLRLNGETATAFTKERGENIYKRVDDSKCQAAATWWNDHKDGWKVIRASWAKVRAENPKLKLNFKDPEGDLWQKLFALEDTAKTNGWPENKLAKESEAMIRTYVIQ